The Bacillota bacterium genomic sequence CGGCCATCAGCCGTGGCCAGAGGAGCCCCAGCTCGAAGGAGAGCGCCGTGCCGCTGACGGCGCCGATGGCGAAGAGCAGTCCGGTGGCCACGGACCAGCGCCGGGCCAGCTCCAGGTGAAGCGGCGAGCGGCGCAGCAGCCCGATGCCCTCGGCCGCCGCCGCCAGGAGCGGCAGGGTGACGCCGAAGGCGGCGAAGAGCATGTGCCAGCCCAGCGAGATGCCCATCTGCCAGCGGGCGGCCTCCAGCGTCTCCAGCGGCCTCGCCTCCCCCGCCTAGTCTCCCCAGCTTCCCGGACGGAGCGCCGCCGCACCCCGGTTCGCGGCCCCTGCCCGCTCGGGCTAGACTGGGGGGCTGGAGGGGCGGCCGAGCCGTCTCTGCGCGGGGGAGGTGGGGGATTGGCCGGGCTCTACGTGCGCCGCTCGGGGCCGCCCGGGGCGCCGCCCGGGACGCCCGTGCTCCTGCTGCTCCCCGGGGCGGGGGCCGATCACCGCTCCTGGGGCGCGGAGATCGCCGACTGGGGGCGGAGCTGGCGGCTGCTGGCGCCCGACCCGCCGGGCACCGGTGCCAGCGCGGGCCCGCCCCCGGCCGACTGGGAGGAGCTCCTGGCCGCCTACGGCCCGCTCCTGGAGGAGGCGCCCGGCGCGCCGCTGGTCCTGGTGGGCCTCAGCCTGGGCAGCCGGGCCGCGCTGGCGCTGGCGGCGCGCGCCGGGGCGCGGCTGGCGGCGATGGTGCTGATCCACCCCTGGCTGGAGGCGGACGCCGACCTGCGCCGCCGCCTGCGGGCCGTGCGCGAGCTGGTGCGCTGGGCGCCGGAGCCGGTCTACGCCGAGGTGCTGGCCTGGCTCCTGGGCTCGCGCCGGCTGGCGGAGGAGCCGGGCCGGATCGAGCGCATGGCCGAGGCTTGGCGGCCGCCCCTGGGCCCGTCGCGGGAGGTGCTGCTGGCCTACCTGGGGCTGGAGCCGGAGCCGCTGGCGCCGGAGCGCCTGCCGCGGGTCCCGGCGCTGGTGGTGGCCGGCGCGCAGGACCGGATGATCCCGCTCCGCTACAGCCGGAGGCTGGCGGAGCGGCTGCCGGGTGCGCGCCGCCTCTTCTTCCGCGGCCCCGGCAGCGGCCACCTGCTCCACGTGGAGCGCTCGGCGGAGTTCCGGCGGGCGGTGCGGAGCTTCCTGGAAGAGGTGCTGGCGGGCGGCGCGGCGGCGCCGCGGGAAGGGGGAGAGGCGGTTGGCCGACGGCCTGGCGGCGGATCCGGCTGAGGCGGCCTGGCGGGCCCACGTGGAGGCGGTGGTCGCCTGCCGGCTCTGCCCGCGGCTGGTGGCCTGGCGGGAGGAAGTGGCGCGGACCAAGGTGCGCCGCTTCCGCGACGAGAGCTATTGGGGCCGCCCGGTGCCGGGCTTCGGCGACCGGCGCGCCCGCCTCCTCCTCCTGGGGCTCGCCCCGGCCGCCCACGGTGCCAACCGGACCGGGCGCATGTTCACCGGCGACGACTCGGGCGACTTTCTCATGGCGGCGCTCCACCGCGCCGGACTCGCCAGCCAGCCCGTCAGCCGCTGGGCCGGCGACGGCCTGCGCCTGGAGGACTGCTTCCTGACGGCGCCGGTGCGCTGCGCCCCGCCCGACAACCGGCCCACGCGCGAGGAGCTGCGCGCCTGCCGGCCGCACCTGCGCCGCGAGCTGGCGCTCCTGCCCCGCGTCCGCGCGGTTCTGACGCTGGGGCGCGTGGCCTGGGAGGTGGCCCGCGAGGAGTGGGGCGCGGGCGAGAGCTGGCCGCCCTTCGCCCACGGCCAGGTGGCGCTGCCGCCGGGCGGGCCGGCGGTGGTGGCCAGCTACCACCCCAGCCGGCAGAACACGCGCACCGGCCGCCTCACCGCCCCCATGTTCGACCGGGCGCTCGCGCTGGCGCTCGAGCTGGCGCGCGGCGGGACCGAGCGCGCGGCGGGCGAGGCGCCGTGAGGGCGCCGCGCGCAGGAAGCAAGGCCTGGCTGGAGGCCATCCTGGGTGAACCGGTGCTGGAGCGCCGACAGCTGGACCCCGACTACCAGCGGCACACCAACCGGCTCTGGGAGGTGCGGACGCCCACACGGCGGGTGGTGGTCCGCCTGCCGCGCCGGCAAGCCGGGCGGGTGGCGGGCTCGACCGCCTTCTGGCGGGGCGTCGGACGCCTCTTCGGTCTGCGGCCGGGCGACGTGCGCCGGGCGGCCGAGGCCTACCGCTGGCTGGCCGACCTGGGCTGCCTGCCGGTGCCGCGACCGCTGGCCGTCGGCCTGGGAGCGCGGGCGCACCTGGTGGTGGAGTGGCTTCCGGGCCGCATGGCCGCCTCGCTGGACGGCCTCGGCGCCGCCCTGGGCGAGGCGGTGGCCTGTCTCCACGCGCGGCGGGCGCCGGGCTGGGGGCCGCCCGGCCGCGCCTGCCAGCCGGCGGAGACGTTTCACCCGCGCCTCCTCGAGAGCCTGCGCTGGCTTGCCGGGCGGGGAAGCCCAAGGGCCGAGCCGCGCCTGGAAGAGGAGCTGAAGCAGGCGGAGGCGGCTCTCGGGCGGCTGCCTCCGCCCGCCTGGATGGCGCCGCTGCTCCTGGACTGGGACCACAGCCAGCTGGTGGCGGAGGACGGGAGGATCCTCGGCCTGGTCGACCTGGACGCGCTGGCCGTGGCTCCCCGCGAGCTGGACCTGGTGGGCTGGGAGCTGCTCCTGCCGGCCCGCGAGGCGGAGGCCTTCCGGGCGGCCTACCGGCGCAGGCTGCCCTGGCCGGAGCTGGGGGCCGTCCGACGGCCCTACCGCCTCTGGCTCCGCTGCATCGAGTTCCAGGGGCCCGTGCCGCTCGAGGCGTGGCTGGCACAGCCGGCCCGCTTCGCGGCGGCGGGGGGGTCGTGAGGGGAGGGGGCGCCGTGCCGCCCGTGGCCGTAGCGCGCGTCGAGATCAACCTGCCCGGCTCGCGCAGCCTGAAGGAGAAGCGCGCCGTCCTGAGGGCGCTCCTGGACCGCCTGCGGCGCCGTTTCAACGTTTCGGCGGCCGAGGTGGGCGTCCGGGACGCCCACCAGCTGGCCGAGATCGGGATCGCCGTGGTCAGCGACGAGGCGTCGGTGGCGCGGCGCCTGCTCGACGAGGCGGTCCACTTCCTGGAGACGAGCGTCGAGCTGGACGGTCGCGCCCG encodes the following:
- a CDS encoding alpha/beta hydrolase; this translates as MAGLYVRRSGPPGAPPGTPVLLLLPGAGADHRSWGAEIADWGRSWRLLAPDPPGTGASAGPPPADWEELLAAYGPLLEEAPGAPLVLVGLSLGSRAALALAARAGARLAAMVLIHPWLEADADLRRRLRAVRELVRWAPEPVYAEVLAWLLGSRRLAEEPGRIERMAEAWRPPLGPSREVLLAYLGLEPEPLAPERLPRVPALVVAGAQDRMIPLRYSRRLAERLPGARRLFFRGPGSGHLLHVERSAEFRRAVRSFLEEVLAGGAAAPREGGEAVGRRPGGGSG
- a CDS encoding uracil-DNA glycosylase, whose translation is MAADPAEAAWRAHVEAVVACRLCPRLVAWREEVARTKVRRFRDESYWGRPVPGFGDRRARLLLLGLAPAAHGANRTGRMFTGDDSGDFLMAALHRAGLASQPVSRWAGDGLRLEDCFLTAPVRCAPPDNRPTREELRACRPHLRRELALLPRVRAVLTLGRVAWEVAREEWGAGESWPPFAHGQVALPPGGPAVVASYHPSRQNTRTGRLTAPMFDRALALALELARGGTERAAGEAP
- a CDS encoding aminoglycoside phosphotransferase family protein, translating into MRAPRAGSKAWLEAILGEPVLERRQLDPDYQRHTNRLWEVRTPTRRVVVRLPRRQAGRVAGSTAFWRGVGRLFGLRPGDVRRAAEAYRWLADLGCLPVPRPLAVGLGARAHLVVEWLPGRMAASLDGLGAALGEAVACLHARRAPGWGPPGRACQPAETFHPRLLESLRWLAGRGSPRAEPRLEEELKQAEAALGRLPPPAWMAPLLLDWDHSQLVAEDGRILGLVDLDALAVAPRELDLVGWELLLPAREAEAFRAAYRRRLPWPELGAVRRPYRLWLRCIEFQGPVPLEAWLAQPARFAAAGGS
- a CDS encoding DUF503 domain-containing protein, which produces MPPVAVARVEINLPGSRSLKEKRAVLRALLDRLRRRFNVSAAEVGVRDAHQLAEIGIAVVSDEASVARRLLDEAVHFLETSVELDGRARVLRVETGLR